The Streptomyces sp. B3I8 nucleotide sequence CCGTGGGATCCGTTACCGGTCAGGCGGCGGATCGCCGAGTGGTTGTGCGAGGCCATCCGCCCTGAGGTGTGGGTGATCGACGACGTGTCGTTCCCCAAGTGCGGCAAGGCGTCGGTCGGGGTGGCCCGCCAGTACTGCGGAGCGGTCGGCAAGCGGGCGAACTGCCAGGTCGCGGTCAGTGTCCATGCCGCCACCGACACCGCCTCGTGCCCGTTGGAGTGGCAGTTGTATCTGCCGCGTGAGTGGACGGACGAGCCGGACCGGTGCCGCAGGGCAGGAGTCCCCGACGAGGTGGTGCACCGGGAGAAGTGGCGCCTGGCGCTCGGCCTGCTGGACACGCTCGCCCAGTGGCGGCTGAAGGCTCCGGTCGTGGTCGCCGACGCCGGCTACGGCGTCAGCACCCTGTTCCGGCTCGGCCTCCAGACGCGAGGGCTGTCCTATGTCCTGGCCCTGAACGGGAAGGAAGTCGCCCACCCCGAGGATGCCGAGCCGCACCAGCCTGCTTATGGCGGGCTCGGACCACCCACCCTTCCCCGCTACCGCACCCCACCACAAGCCGTCTGCGTCCTCGCCGCACAGGCGGGTGCGGAGCGGTTCACCGAGGTGACCTGGAGGCAGGGCAGCAAAGACGCGATGACCTCACGGTTCGCGGTCCTGACAGTACGGCCCGCGGGCAAGCAGTCCCTGGCCGCGGCTCAGGAGGCCGGCGGCGGCCGCAACCGGTGGGACGGCGTCCTGCCCGTCCAGACGCTCCTCATCGAGTGGCCGGACGGCCAGGACACCCCGACGGACTACTGGATATCGAACCTGCCCGCCACCACACCCGTCACCGACCTGGTGCGGTGGGCCAAGATGCGCCGGCGGATCGAGCACGACTACCGCGAGCTCAAGCACGGCCTCGGACTGGACCACTTCGAGGGCCGCACCTGGCGCGGCTGGCACCACCACGTCACCCTCGTCACCGCCGCCCAGGCCTTCCTCACCCTCCGGCGGCACGACCCAAAAGCCCACACACCGGCCTGACCCTCTACCAAGTCCTCGACGTTCTTCAGGACCTGCTGAGGTGCTGGACCGGTACCTGCACCACCTGCGGACGACCCCTGCCCAGCCCACGAACCCGCCGCAGACAGCCCAGAACCTAACGAAGCACTACTAGGGCCTCTCGTTCGGATCATTCCGGCGTCGCGGGGTCCGGCAGGCGCCTGTGCGGCGTTGTCGTCGGTTGCCGGGGCTCCGCCCTGGCGCCCTCCTCCGCCTTGCAGCCGCACGCACCGGACCCCGCTCGGGTCGGTCGAAGACGCACCGCGCCTCCCGGCCGGCCTGATCCAGACGAAAGACCCCAGGGGTTCGGGGGTTCCAGCGCTCGCGCAGTTCCCCGCGCCTCTGATCAGAGGCGCGGTGCTGTGTCGATATGCGGCTCCGCCGCATGGGCGCGAGAAGCCCCACCCACCCGCACGCCCGGGGTGAAAGGGGCAGCGCCCCTTGAAGGGACGACGGGGGTCCCCTGCTCGAACGTAGTTGAGAGCTTGAGGGAGGGCAGAGGCGGCGGGGCGAACGCAACCGGGCGAACCCCGCCCTCACAACCACCCCGCGAACTCCAGCAGGACCTCCGCGTCGCGAGGGCGCCCCACGCGGCGCGCCCGCACCCCGGACACCACCGCCCGGAACAACGTCCACCCCCGCACCCGCTCCTGGTCGAGCTCCAACGACTCCGCCAGCCGCCGCACCCGCCGCCGCGTCGTCGACGCCCCCGTCGGCGCCGCGACCAGGTCCTCCACCCGGTCCCGCACCAACCGCGCCAGGTCGAACGCGCACTCACCCACCACCGGGTCCGGCCCCACCGCCAGCCACGGCATCCGCTCCCCGGCCAGCACCTTGCTCTGCCGGAACGTCCCGTGCAGCAACCGCCCTTCCGGTTCCGACGCGAGCAGCTCCTCCCGCACCGCGAGCGCCGCGTCCACCAGCGGCCGTACGTCGGGCTCCGCCTCGGCGGCCGCCCGCATCGCCTCCGCCTGCCGCCCCGTCCGCCCGGCCACCGTCTCGAACGCATGCCCGGCCGGCGGTTCGACCCACAGCCGCCGCAGCGTCCCGGCCGCCTCCAGCAGCGCCTTCGCCTCCGGCAACGACCGCACGGACATCTCGGGATGCAGCCGTTCCAGCAGCAGCACGCCCTCGTCGCCGGCCCTGCCCGAGTCACCGGCGCCACTCGCGCCGCCCGCGTCGAGCAGCCGTACCGCCCCGAACCCGTCCCACCGCACCAGCGCGGCACGCTCGGCGCCGGGCCGCGCGGACGCCGGCGCGAGCTTCAGCACCGCGGGACTGCCGTCCGCCCTCCGCACCAGTACGACCAGGCCGCTGCGGCCACTGGGCCGGTGCACCCGCTCCACCGTCAACCCGCGTAGAGCGACGGCCCGCCGCAGCAGTTCGGGAAGTTCGCGGAGCCAGGCGTCGGCCCCGTCCCGACGGGTCTCGGCGAGCGCCCGCACCAGCCGCGGCGGCGGTTCGAAGACCATGCGCGAGTCGTTCCCTTCCAGGTCTGTTCCCCGCGGGTCTATCCCCGCGGCGTCATCGAGGCGCCCGGACCGGCCGCCGCCCGTTCGGCGAGACCAGGGAAGGCTACGCTCTCCCCGTTCCAGCGCACCGCGCGTACCGCGGCCTCCCGCAGCGCCTCGGCGGCGTCCCCGCGCCGCGCGCCCGTGGCGGCCCGTACGAGGTCGGAGTAGACACCCGAGATCCGCCGCTCCAGCTCGGCGGCGAGGCGGACCGCGGCGGCCGGGTCCGCCACGGCGAACGGGAGCGCGTACCCGGCGGCCGCGGCGCGTGGGGTGGCGCCGAGGTCGCGCACGGCGCGCACGAGCCGGTCCCGGCGGGCCCGGTGCGCGTTGTACGCCTCCTGCGCCTCCGTACGCCGGTCGTGCCCGACCCTGCCCCCGACCACCCCGTACCCGTAGACGGCCGCGTGCTCGGCGGCGAGGGCGGCCTGCAGCGCCTTCAACTCCGCGCCGTTATCGCCGTTCCCGTCCTTCTCGCCGTTTCCGGCCGACGGCGTGGGCGTACTCCCGCTGCGCACGGTCATTCCCTCTCCTCCGTACCGGAGGCCGACCCGGCGTCCGGCCCCGGCTTCGGCTCCGGCTTCGTCAGAAGATATGCGTGGGCGGCGCCGGCCGCCGCCACGGAGGCCAGCAGGCGGGCCGTCTCACCGGGGAGTCCGGCGAGGGCGGCGATCCGCCGGTCGGCCAGCTTCCGCTCGGCGGCGGCGAGCCCGGCCAGCGCCGCGGCGGGATCGGCGGGCACGGTGTCCCGGGCGGAGGGGGCCCCGGAGGGCGAGTCGGACGCGGGCGAGGACGCCGGGGTGGAGACGGGGTCCGACGCGGACGCCGAAGCGGAAGCCGAGGCCGAAGCAGCCGACGCCGGCACCCCACCGCCGAACGCCCTTGCGTGCCGCACCACTTCGGCCCGCAGCGGACGCAACCGCTCCGCCAGCCCCGGATGCGCCGCGCCCACCGCGTCGTACCGCTCCACGAGCCGTTCGCTGTCGCGGGCGGCACGCACGCGTACCCGGTCCTCGGCCGACGCCCCGCGGCCCCCGGAACCGGTCCCGTCGGGGTCGCCGGAACACCCCACGAGCAGCACGGCACCCGCGGCCGAGGCGATCAGGGTCCTTCGGCGCGGCCCCGGGGCGGCGCGCGACGGCAGGGGGAACGGCACGGTAGACGTCCTCGGTGGCCTCGTACGAGCTCGTACGACGGTACGAGCGGGGGAACGAACAGGCGTCCGCCCGTCGAACGGGCGGGCCCGCCCGCGATCACCGTACCCGGGGGTGCCCGGGGCCCGCGCCACCGGTTGCGCCGCACGCGCGGCACAGCGCGCCGGAGGCGCCCCGGCGGCCTCGCGGGGCGGTCGGCCGGGCGGTGCGGGTGGACGGCAACACCTCCCGGGACCGGATACGCTTTGCCCTGACACACGCCCTTCCACAACAGCACACGCGGCCGAGGAGTCACCCGGATGAGCACCACCCAGAGCGAGAGGCTGCGAGAACTTCTGGAACCGCTCGTGACCTCCCAGGGCCTCGATCTCGAGGAGATCGACGTGGCGTCCGTGGGCCGCCGGCGTGTGCTGCGCGTCGTGGTGGACTCCGACACCGGCGCGGATCTGGACCGGGTCGCCGACGTGAGCCGCGCACTCTCGGCGAAGCTGGACGAGACCGACGCGATGGGGGCGGGGGAGTACACCCTCGAGGTCGGCACCCCGGGCGCGGAGCGCGCCCTCACCGAGCACCGGCACTACGTGCGTGCCGTCGACCGCCTCGTCCGCTTCCAGTTGGAGGAGGGCGGCGAACTGGTCGCGCGCGTCCTCCGGGTCGACGACGAGGGCCTGGACCTCGAGGTCCCCGGGGTGAAGGGGCGCAAGGCCACCACCCGCAGACTCGCCTTCCCGGACATCGCCAGGGCGCGGGTCCAGGTCGAGTTCAACCGCAAGAACAAGAACGACGCCGAGAACGACACCGTGAACGACGCTGAGAACGAGGAGGAGG carries:
- a CDS encoding aminoglycoside phosphotransferase family protein; translated protein: MVFEPPPRLVRALAETRRDGADAWLRELPELLRRAVALRGLTVERVHRPSGRSGLVVLVRRADGSPAVLKLAPASARPGAERAALVRWDGFGAVRLLDAGGASGAGDSGRAGDEGVLLLERLHPEMSVRSLPEAKALLEAAGTLRRLWVEPPAGHAFETVAGRTGRQAEAMRAAAEAEPDVRPLVDAALAVREELLASEPEGRLLHGTFRQSKVLAGERMPWLAVGPDPVVGECAFDLARLVRDRVEDLVAAPTGASTTRRRVRRLAESLELDQERVRGWTLFRAVVSGVRARRVGRPRDAEVLLEFAGWL
- a CDS encoding IS701 family transposase, with product MRLGEVERLRGELAEFVADVFGSFPRRDQRRWGECYLRGLMLDGRRKSIQPMAERLPDGNMQALQQFVNQSPWDPLPVRRRIAEWLCEAIRPEVWVIDDVSFPKCGKASVGVARQYCGAVGKRANCQVAVSVHAATDTASCPLEWQLYLPREWTDEPDRCRRAGVPDEVVHREKWRLALGLLDTLAQWRLKAPVVVADAGYGVSTLFRLGLQTRGLSYVLALNGKEVAHPEDAEPHQPAYGGLGPPTLPRYRTPPQAVCVLAAQAGAERFTEVTWRQGSKDAMTSRFAVLTVRPAGKQSLAAAQEAGGGRNRWDGVLPVQTLLIEWPDGQDTPTDYWISNLPATTPVTDLVRWAKMRRRIEHDYRELKHGLGLDHFEGRTWRGWHHHVTLVTAAQAFLTLRRHDPKAHTPA
- a CDS encoding ferritin-like domain-containing protein; protein product: MTVRSGSTPTPSAGNGEKDGNGDNGAELKALQAALAAEHAAVYGYGVVGGRVGHDRRTEAQEAYNAHRARRDRLVRAVRDLGATPRAAAAGYALPFAVADPAAAVRLAAELERRISGVYSDLVRAATGARRGDAAEALREAAVRAVRWNGESVAFPGLAERAAAGPGASMTPRG
- the rimP gene encoding ribosome maturation factor RimP, which encodes MSTTQSERLRELLEPLVTSQGLDLEEIDVASVGRRRVLRVVVDSDTGADLDRVADVSRALSAKLDETDAMGAGEYTLEVGTPGAERALTEHRHYVRAVDRLVRFQLEEGGELVARVLRVDDEGLDLEVPGVKGRKATTRRLAFPDIARARVQVEFNRKNKNDAENDTVNDAENEEEA